Within the Verrucomicrobiota bacterium genome, the region GCCACCCTGCCTTTAAACTGGCGTCACAATTACGATTACTCGGGGGGCATGATCACCGACTGGGGTGCCCACCATGTCGATATCGCCCAATGGGCCATGGGGATGGACGGGAGCGGTCCGATTCAGATCGATATCAAAAGTTCGGAATTACCAGCAAACGACGATCTGTACAATACCGCCACCAAGTTTTCATTCACCTGCACCTACGCGTCAGGCGTGCAGATGGTCGTTCAGGACAAAGGTGAGGATTCAGACGGTATCACCTTCGAAGGAGACAACGGAAAGAGCATTTTCGTAAAACGCGGGAGTATAACGATGGATCCGTACGACTTGCGTCGCGAACAGATAAAGGATGACGAAGAACGCGTTTACAAAAGCACCGACCACGTGGGTAACTTTGTAGACTGCATCAAAAGCGGAAAACAAACCGTCGCACCTATCGAAGCCGCGCACCGGACGATATCCATTTGCCACCTGGCCAATATCGCCATCCGACTCGGTCGCAAGACTCTCAAGTGGGATCCAAAACGGGAACGCATTTTAGAGGATGCCGAGGCCAGCAAGTATCTCAGTCGTCCTATACGTGGAAATTGGAAACTAAGGTAGGCTGAAATATTAAGTGTACAATGCCAAGCTTGGGCTTGGCGTTCGGAGGGAGGGGTGGGGCAAACCAATGCCCCATTCCTACCCCTATCCAGGATCTGAAGTTTCCTTCGGAGTGAATATCTGCACCCTTTGTTTGCCACCCCGGAGCCCTTCGACTAGCTCAGGATCTTTGACAAGCTCTCGACTTCGTCGACTGCCGAAGCGGCAGCGAGGCATCACGGCAAACAAACGCTTAGCGCTTTGGGGCGTGATGAACTTAAATTTTTCACTACGACTTGTGTAGCCACAGTGGTGACACCATGGACCGGTGATGCCTTTATCACTGCACGATGTTATCCTTAATCAAATTTGTGTGATTCGGATCGCCGAGATTGAAAGCCGGAGTCTTTTCCGTGCTTTGCAAATGCATATCGGTCACCAGGTTCGAAGAGATGAGGATTCGGCTACAGTCACCGATCCCTTCCACTGCATTTTCAGACATGCCGGAAAATGAATTCCCGCTTATGTTTATGCTGGATGTATTGTCCAATAAAATTCCCGTTCCAACATCCCGCTGATTTAGGTTACCTCCGTCTACCAATCGTTTGTTTCGGCCGTCGCCCATGTAGCTGTTGGCAAAGCTGTTTCCCGTAATGGTAATCCGACCACTACCAGGACCCACTCTCACTCCGTACTTGTGAACAATCACAAACGTGTTTGCAGAAATCGCACAACCATGGGCGTCCCGTAAGTCGATGCCTCCATCGAATTCATGAGCAATGACATTCGAGCTGATAGTGATCCCGTAGCAATCCCGGTCCAAGATCACCGCGCTACCCTGACACTCTTCGATCATGTTACCGGACAGTACCGAGCCATAGGTATTTTCAATGACGACTCCATGTCTCAGGTGATCATCGAGGTTGTTGGCATTCATACAGAGATTGAAACTGTCAATACAGCGCACCCCGTCCTGATTTTCTTCAAATTGATTACTGCTCACGACTATGTCATGACAATCGACGATATTTAGTCCCGCCTGACCGTTATAAGTTAAAATAGAATCTGAGATTCTTGGATCTTCGTAGCAGTTTTCCAAATAGATCCCGTGGGCTCCATTGTGATCGACCGAGAGACCGTGAATATAAATCTCCTGGATTCCCTGAGCGTGGACTCCCGAACCACTTTTCGGGTTTCCGCTGATACGGAAATTACTTAACTGAACCCGCCACATGCGTTTCTTCGAATCGGACTCATAGCCATCAGGCCGGATGCGGAGAGCCGGTTTCCCGGATTCGTTTTTGTTAATTATGTGAGTGGACGCACCGGATCCTTCAATTCGCACGTTTTCTCTTCGCAAAACCAGGGGCTCCGCGATCTCATAATTTCCAGGAGCGAGATAGAGGATGCCGCCCAATTCCGGCAGAGCATCCAAGGCCTCTTGAAGGTTGGAGTGATCGGATGAGCGAACAATTCCACTCTGAGCAAACGACGTAAGAGGAAGCCAAAGCACCCACATAAAGGAAAAGTAAAACCATGCTTTCATACTCAATTAAACCCTGATGTGTCCGTGGTCGTCAATCTTACTAGACGCGTACACACAGCAAGTGTGCAACCATAAGAGAAAGGGGTTTTTCTTCAAAACCAGGAAGACTTAAAACGCACAATAAGGCATAGGTGCCTAAAAGCTGAACCATGAAAGTCTGGAAATCTGAATGAATCTCTTAGGAGAAATAATCAGGCGCTCTTTTGTTATCAGCGAGTTGACTGAATAAACCTGCCGATACGTGCGCGCGATTCGGCGTGCGTTGCGAGGAACCCATGACTTGTCCCGACCACCACATCGAATTCGACCCTGACTTGTGCGTTACCAAGCAAGGCAGCGTATTCTTCGCCTTGAGGTCTCAGACCGTCATTTTCTGCCACCAGTAACAAGGTGGGTGGCATCCCGGCGAGAGTACCATTCTTGGGCGTGGCATAGGGGTGTTTGGCATCTTCCGGATTTGCAAATACAAACTCTGCCCACGGAGTTGTCATGTCCACAACAGGATAGGCCAAAACAAGACCGGTCACTCTAAACTCTCCGCGATCCCGGGCCATCATTGCAACCGCGTTGGCAATATTTCCACCGGCACTGTCACCTCCCACAATAATACGAGCCGGATCGATTTTCAGCTGTCGATGATGTTCACTCACCCAAAAAACCATAGCATAGGCATCATCCCAACCTGCGGGGTACGGATACTCGGGAAGCATATTGTATTCAATTGAAATGACCTTTTGGCCCGCCTGGTTTGCGATATCGCGACAGACATGATCGGAACTCGAAATGCTACCCACTTTCCAGCCACCACCGTGAATGTTAATGTAGACCGCGCTCGGTGTGGAATCCCCCGGGGACGGATCGTAGAGTCGGGCAGAAACCAAACCCTGTGACCCTGGAATTAACAGATCTTCGAAATGAGCAATCGTAGGTCGAACGTAAACACTGTTATTGGCAACAGAGGTCATGCGCCGTCTAATGACGTCATCTATCTCTTCGGAATCGGCCTCATTCGTTGCAGCCTGAATTGCCAGTTTCTTTGATCGAACGTCCTTTTCCATAGGATAGTTCATCAGGGCTGCCAGAGCTTCGATCGGGAACCAAAGAACCTCGTCCTTTACTATCGGAGCCTGCTGAAAGGTAGAAGCAAATCCATCACGTTTCAATACAGGACTGGTCACCATGCCTGTGATACCATACTCTCCGGCTACGATGGTTATCTGCCACCCATCAAAATCAAACGCATGGGCATCGATCATCTCGGGAACCAAATCATCCAGAGCGACCATCACTTGCCCGCTATCTGCAATCCAAGCTCTGTCACTTGCCTTCAACGGCGCGTCATCAAGCGTGATTTCCCATCCGAACGCGGCTGATCCGAATACCATAATTCCGCATAGAATTTTCACTGCTGAATGCTTCAAATATACTTTCATGAATTATACTCCTCTTACTGGCCAAAGACATACCTGCTGAAGGAATCTGTCAAGGCACCGC harbors:
- a CDS encoding right-handed parallel beta-helix repeat-containing protein → MKAWFYFSFMWVLWLPLTSFAQSGIVRSSDHSNLQEALDALPELGGILYLAPGNYEIAEPLVLRRENVRIEGSGASTHIINKNESGKPALRIRPDGYESDSKKRMWRVQLSNFRISGNPKSGSGVHAQGIQEIYIHGLSVDHNGAHGIYLENCYEDPRISDSILTYNGQAGLNIVDCHDIVVSSNQFEENQDGVRCIDSFNLCMNANNLDDHLRHGVVIENTYGSVLSGNMIEECQGSAVILDRDCYGITISSNVIAHEFDGGIDLRDAHGCAISANTFVIVHKYGVRVGPGSGRITITGNSFANSYMGDGRNKRLVDGGNLNQRDVGTGILLDNTSSINISGNSFSGMSENAVEGIGDCSRILISSNLVTDMHLQSTEKTPAFNLGDPNHTNLIKDNIVQ
- a CDS encoding alpha/beta hydrolase, translating into MKVYLKHSAVKILCGIMVFGSAAFGWEITLDDAPLKASDRAWIADSGQVMVALDDLVPEMIDAHAFDFDGWQITIVAGEYGITGMVTSPVLKRDGFASTFQQAPIVKDEVLWFPIEALAALMNYPMEKDVRSKKLAIQAATNEADSEEIDDVIRRRMTSVANNSVYVRPTIAHFEDLLIPGSQGLVSARLYDPSPGDSTPSAVYINIHGGGWKVGSISSSDHVCRDIANQAGQKVISIEYNMLPEYPYPAGWDDAYAMVFWVSEHHRQLKIDPARIIVGGDSAGGNIANAVAMMARDRGEFRVTGLVLAYPVVDMTTPWAEFVFANPEDAKHPYATPKNGTLAGMPPTLLLVAENDGLRPQGEEYAALLGNAQVRVEFDVVVGTSHGFLATHAESRARIGRFIQSTR